ATTCGACTACAAAAGTCCAaaaataacagcttaccttgaaatttaaggaattcaatcatttctccgatgtgagaaatgggaatgttcaatttccttgcgAAGTACGCCGTTCGCTTGTTTTTCCTGgcatttgtaatttgcataaacactttatttttctttatagGACCAGTTTGATACCATTGATTTGTCAGAAAATGACATCCGCAAACTTGAAGGATTTCCTCTTCTCAGAAGACTGAAGAGCTTGCTGTTAAACAACAACAGAATatggtattaatttttttaaaaataattatatattatttatttttatggtattaatttaataatttgtacaaataatttttttagctGCTCTGTACATGTAACATGTATCAAGGTCTGTAgagtgttttttaatttttatttttaatttcatcaAACTTGTTGCATCCTGCGAgttcttttcaagtttatgcATGTTCATCTTTCTCGACTCTCGAATCTCGATTCTCGGGTCTTGAAACTCAAACATGTCGACCTTCACGACGCGAGAATCGAGTTTCGAGGATCaagtcgagactgtcaacttacctttGAGCTGAACTGTTCATGCATGTATCTGAATAATAAGTTTTTCAACATTCAGGTTTTGAAAGAGCTTGTTATAAAGAAGCAAATGAATTACGTAAATGTCCTTATTAAAATAGCCCTTTTAGTGTAGAATACCCTTGTTCATGACAATGCCAAGGATAAAAATAACAATGGTTTGTGAGACACCAgtgccattaaaaaaaattaatctaaATGTAGTGAGTTGTttagttacatgtatttatgaGTCATTAGATCTTTATTCCCAACTTTTTCCAAGAACCATTGGATACACTGGAAAATTATGGGAAAACGTGTTACAGTATGTAACTTTCACATGTGGACCCATGTTCTTCAGAATTTGGTCACTTTGTAATATCTTTTTCCCTTAAATAACTTTTTGTTTTACCTGGATGCTTGAGTATTGGAAGGTATGCAATTTGAGTGACTGATGATTGCAAAACTACCCCTGGCATCTGAAAATTTAAGAGTCAAGatcaaaattaaatgaaataaatattgaagatgtattttacatgtacaaacaAATTCTAACATTTTCTAATATATATTGTGGTGGTAAATTCATTGGATCATCACAAGATGGAGGTGAGCTATTAACTAAATACTTCAAGAATATGAATAAACGACATACATTTATCATGGCGTCACCTAGATTAAAAGTATATCCTTAACCAAGATGATGTTACCTTGTTTTACCTATTTTATAAACACTACATAAGATGTCAAGTCATGATGTTTTAAATAACATGATGATGTCTTAATTGACAGAACATGGTTtaccaagaaaagaaaaagaaaaaagtgttGAAGTAACCCTTGTGGTGTTaggacatgtacatgtatttttgtcaaccaatgttttagggtgcagggatggcacagtggtgagagcactcgcctcccaccaatgtggcccgagttcgattcccagactcggtgtcatatgtgggttgagtttgttggttctcaactctgcacggagaggttttctccgggtactccggtttcccctctcctcaaaaaccaacatttgacttgatttgtgttaattgttaatttcaatttacagtgtccccaattagtgcttcagcgctaaatctactagacacttgttcctttcctttcttttccttaggCACAGCAAGCTCAGTAAGCAATATTATTCTCAGGGTTcatgctactccttgaagtccttgaaaagccctggaatttaattttggacttcaagggtgcTTGAAAACCCCATGAGAAAATGgattttgtggaaaactgcttgaaaactccttgaatttttgcttgggtgaaattgttgagattgcatcatgctaagttaaagagacatttcaaaaattgagcccaaaattgactattaaggaaacattaaaaccaaaaattaaaatgcccaTGAGTGCAGCAGTGTTTAACTTGCAGTGTGGTAAGgaatatcaaggtaggctttttcagcaaggAAAACACTGAAGCACtgtgtatggcatagaaatcttcttataaagactccttgaaaactcaattcctggtttttgaaaactccttgaatgcCCCTGGAAGTTTACAGACAAAATCCAGCATGAACCCTTTATTCTGAtaagaaagattttttttgagCTCATGTCTTTATTCCAgttgcatgattttttttttagtaaagcATGCAGGGATCCATTTTTGCAGTTATGGAAAGTCATTGTTTGGACAATTACCAAATTTTCacaagttttaaaacatgtgatcatgtacaatgtacatgtacatgcttttTGATGATTTCTGGTCTGCTTGCAACTTTCATACAGAATACATTTGTGTACGTGCACCATCTTTGATCATTTAGTATTTTCTATGGAAAGATTGTAGGCTTAGTTCATGCTTTTAGCTGCAAGTTTTTGATGCAGTTTTCACTTGTACAACTTACaattattttacaatttaaggacgttcgcgccaattgtgtctgcgcatccttactgcgcacgcaaatgcacacgccacgtcatacacgagcgcgcgccctaagtaataaaataagaactgatagggcaaaaggccattgctatagctttgcatggatttaacggtcttggacgttcggtgacccctatttttctttccagaaacggattttatttacaattatctccacttTGTccaaaaatcaatgtgggaagttcaaaaaatttcaagatttttgctcacaggacatcaaatcctgccatcttgcggctgcaaggcgcgtgaaactgtggtcgctaaatgcgaacttgatctttaagggaacctcaccagttgactaaattcacttaattagttcacttaaacaatatttggcagagaagatttcacttcaaagatttaattacAATATATTTgcgtttacagacactggccttttTTTCGATAACGAAGCctgattttgtcacattttgggtgtttttccggacatgttctctccaaaacgaagtcggtgaccccccaatttttttacatttctgacataactaactcatcatcttacagtggtaacggtttcagaagaaaatcaatgttgaaaaaatttcgcgcgaacgtccttaataacCCAacgacatccaaaccggccagacttagtattttactctgtctaaggccagacgattttactcgtcaatggggaacccctgggagtcaatgggttaatcactcactgaaaaactatgccCCCATTAACATACAATGTATACTTTTATAGTAAATTAATAGTCAACATGACaaagataaattatttttactttaaagacAATCTTCACCAGCATTACTTGAAGATAAATCTtccatgttttaattttaaaaaacattctTCAACATAATCGTTATTTACTTAAGTTTCCAATTTCTTATCTCTTTCTAGTCGAATCACTGAAAATCTCGAGCAAAGTCTCCCTCAGTTAGAGACAATAGTCATGACATCGAACAACATGCAGGAATtggtatgtacatgtacaacttgATATATTTGTAATTAAGAATACCGTATTATTTACTTGATTAAATGCCAGCCTCAAATAGATGCAGACATGCTGCCCCAATCAGAATAATGCGATGTTTAATCAGGGAAGGAAAATTTCATTCAATGGTCTACTGTAATTGCTGTCAGTGATTTAAGAAATATGATTGTGAAATGAATGCTTGCGGGCCCTGAATAAAGGTCTCCCTTGAATACTTTACACATAAATGCAGCATTAGACACGCTCAAAATTTAACTGCCATGTTTAATCGAGTAACTACGGTAATGACACTTACTGTTAAGGACGTTGCCTACACACtgttgttattgcacatacgttctgcacatctcatacagggatatttttgcgcggtttaaaactatcaggAGAAAGTAGATCCCAGTAAATactctttgtatccaaaaagaaaattgggggtaacaatgCCTTTTTTGAGATAATTAAGGTTCATTTTTAGAAAGAACACCATCcattgccttgtattttaaagctttttacaaattattattaatgaattatctttgaaaaatgcatggttacccccaattttctctttggatttcaataacacttgttaagatctacatttccttcaTAATCATAAAatggggcaaaaatacctttgaattagtaggcgccATCCTTAAGTCCTTTGTCCAAGGTTCAGTAGAATGTGTATCCATTATTTATGGGTTTATTTTAACAAGACTGGGGCACGTCAGTTTTATGTGGTTATTTATAAGCAAATACTGCTGGTCAGCTGTTATTGACATTGGatgttttaaatatatttttgtgaCAACTTGTATTTTTGTAGAAAGAGTTGGATCCACTCAAATCAGTCAAGACTCTGAGATACCTGAGGTGAGCAGTCATTTAGTAACAATTGAGTCAATATTcatttaattaacccattgatccctgAGAGTGCCACGGGTCAATGGCCCATTCGGCtccgcctcatgggctattgacccgtagccctcgTGGGCTACGGGCCTAATTGTTAACTACCATACTTacctgtgtataagtcgaccccccaattttttatgacataaaaaggcaatttcttaatttctttcttaaatGTTCATGGCATTGcatactaatcttgtattctgtGGATACtcaaaaaatcagggcctcaagtgCTTAATTAAtagttttgttttggttctgCAGTTGTTCTACATGCAgacattttgtccttgagtttagAGAAAGTTCTCATAAAATCGAACACATAAACCTCAAtgtaacctgtttcgttgttcaaggaaaaGTGCATTGATTGATTTCTTTTATCAATTGACATGTATTTACAGCTTACTTCGAAACCCAGTCACGAACAAACCTCACTATAGATTGTATGTCATCAATAAACTTCCACAGTTAAGGGTACTGGATTTTCAGAGGATAAAACAAAGAGTAAGTGAGAAAAGCCATTATTCTTAACTTTAATCTCAGTTGATTTaccagtacatgtacagtgagGCACCTCAACTCAAATTAAGTGAACATTGCATCTGGGAGATGGGAGCACTTgtgcaaataacaataattttttacCTGTTTTGTGAACTGTAGCTTTTGGTAATGCTACAGTTAAGTTTATCCATAGAATTGTAATGGGTGTATACATTTCATGGCATTTGTGCAATACAAGTAATAAATATCATTGTTAATCAACGTAGTAAGCATGGGTAAACCTTTTGTAGCTGAGAAGGGATTTACGAAAATTATTGGCAccactaaacaaacttttgttcATTTACATATTTGTCAGCCAGTGAAAAATAGCATGTCATTTGCCTCTAATGCATTACACCTTGTATTAgtacgattctcagttgagtatgacactagggaagtttggtaacaaagtttcagcgttaaagttaccatgttgtcaagggcaacttccTTCGTTTCCAAGAGTAACTTTTAGGGCCTTGACGTCACGAGCGAGCAATGAGCCCACCAAAATCTACAAATGGTAAGGTTTAAATTCAAACTGGCGACCGTTACCagttaaatgacgtcaaaccccgaaaagttactcttggaaacgaagcaagttgcccttgacaacatggtaactttaacgATGAAACTTTGTTaccaaacttccctagtgtcatactcaactgagaatcgtagtaCCATCACCATGTACAGTAGTCAAGTACCAGTTCAACTTAAGTATGAACCCTTGTTGCTTTCCTCCAAGAGATTACTTCTATGTTATAGTCATATTTTAGGCTTGTCTTTTTGTAAGGAAAGAGAGGCTGCCAAGAGAATGTTCAGTGGCAAAAGAGGGCAAGAGAGTGCTCCAAGGGGTAAAAAGGCAAAAACGTAAGtttcacatacatgtacttcaaaaCTTGCATTGATTTTTGTGGAAAACTCGCAAAGACGAACACTATTGAATCAAAATAAATAATGCTTGGAGACTTCTCTGTTTGTGTAAGGTAGTATCCAGGCATGCtagtcaaaatttgttgtggcaATGATATACATGACGGCAGTCACAACTTGCTTCCTCTTTTCTTTGAGATGGTTTTTAAATttggctttttgtgtgaaatttTGTTATCACAAGTACAGTCtgcacaaaattaatgttgtgtACACTGTACGCCAATGAAAAGTTTCAGGATTTTCTGTTTTTAGAAACGTTAAGGTAACGGTCCAATGTTAACTTGATGAAAGTCTACTACATGTGGGTCCTTTGATAAAAGTGCTCAGAAATACCAATAATTTGCCAAAGGTCTACAAATATTTTGCATTCATAAGATGAGGTTCTAAGTTGCTTCTCTGCAGGTTTGTTCCTGGTGGTCCTGCTGGTGCAAGACCTTTACCAAGTAGACCTTTGCCTCCGCCCACAAGGGATGTTGCAGCAATTAAGGTACTGTAAAAACCCACAGGTAAGctgcaccttttttccaaaaatcgtCGCTAGAAatcgggggtgcggcttatctgcgggaaCATCAACGCCAATTTCCGTTAACTGACACTTTTATGGAAAAGAATGTAAAATATTACACAAACCTAAGTAAGTTTGTTGGCTCCTAAAAGAACTGTTGTTCATGTAAGAGTAAGCTTTAAATATTACAGCACTTACAGTTGTCGCCCCTAAAAGCGTTAAACCGTCTTCATTAAATTACCCACGAGCAAGAAAATACCACCTTATTCTCGAGTAATGGAAATGGTGaatggaaatggaatttgtttacccacggaacaccttaagagtgCTCAGGAGCTCGTTCTACATATGTCGGTGCATTCTGGAtcaaattggaatttggcagtgttggtttttgagaaaggggaaaaccggagtacccagagaaaaacctcccgGAGCAAGgggagaaccaacaacaaactcaacccacatgatgTTGGGAC
This portion of the Montipora capricornis isolate CH-2021 chromosome 11, ASM3666992v2, whole genome shotgun sequence genome encodes:
- the LOC138022906 gene encoding U2 small nuclear ribonucleoprotein A'-like, which translates into the protein MKLTADLILQSPQYTNALRDRELDLRGYKIPVIENLGATLDQFDTIDLSENDIRKLEGFPLLRRLKSLLLNNNRICRITENLEQSLPQLETIVMTSNNMQELKELDPLKSVKTLRYLSLLRNPVTNKPHYRLYVINKLPQLRVLDFQRIKQREREAAKRMFSGKRGQESAPRGKKAKTFVPGGPAGARPLPSRPLPPPTRDVAAIKAAIANARSLDEVQRLEMLLRTGHVPGRNKHNTNVDEEMEDMTNGS